Part of the Panicum virgatum strain AP13 chromosome 4N, P.virgatum_v5, whole genome shotgun sequence genome is shown below.
GGTTCTGCGCCACTTTCCCCCAATCCTGGTACGTTTTCCTTGCCATCTCTTCCGATTTCCCCTGTCTTCTGTTTTGTTTTGTGCTGTGTTTACTGAAAGCTCGCTAATTTTCGTGCAGATTTAATTTGCCTGGAACGCGAGATGGGATTGTAATCTCGGTCGCTGTTCTACGCGGCTCTCTGAGGGTTTCCTCCATCCTGGATTGGGAAGGAAGGGAACCCTTGGATGTCCGTCTCCATGGCGCACTTTGTAGTATCCGGAATCTAACTTGGTAGTGCTAGCGTAAATATTAGTGGTAGCAGCTGTTGAGGAAGCTCCGGCCTCCTTAGTAGCCTCCCTGTGAAGATGTCATCCGCAGGTGTCATCGCCCTCGGGCCAATCCCGGAAGACCCTGCCTTCCTCCCCATCTGCTTCAACACCAGCCGCTCGCCGCACTGCTTGTCTGGGTCGCAGCTGCAGGATTCCATTCTGATTTTCCTCGCTGTGCCCGGCATGCCGCCCATGCCCATGAGCGTGCTGGGATCTGAGTCCATCGCCTCAGTCAAGTTGCGCATCCAGCGGTTCAAGGGTTTTGTGGTGACGAAGCAGCGGCTTGTGCTGGATGGCCATGAGTTGGCACGCAACAACTGCCCAGTCAAGGATTATGGGCTGTCTGAGGGAAATGTTCTGCACCTTGTTATTCGGCTATCTGATCTCCGGGTGATTAACATTGAAACTGCCTCTGGGAAGAAGTTTCAGTTTCAGGTGGACCAAAGCCGCAATGTCAAATATCTCAAGACTAAGCTGGCAGATGAGGGTGATGAGGATATTGGTAACCCGGAGGATCACAAGCTTGAGTATGATGGTGAGGAGCTTGAGGACCACCAGCTGATTGCTGATATTAGCAAGAGGGATGATGCTGTGATTCACCTGTTCATCCGCAAACCAGCAAAGGTACGAACACAGCAAGTTGATAGAGATACTTTGGTCACAGTTGTCAATCCACAAGAGAAAGGCAACCTGCAAAATGAAGCTCATGCTGTGAAATCTGCAAAATCAGCTGGGTTTAGGCCTGCTCCTGTTGAATCAGTTGTTAATAGAAAAGCGAAGTTGTCACCTGAAGTGATGAGAATGATAAGTTCGACCATAGCTGGCCTGGAGAAAGGACACCTGCCTGTGATGTCAGCTGAAGGTTCAGGAGGGGTTTACTTCATGCGAGATGCAACAGGTCAGAAGAATGTTGCCGTGTTTAAGCCTATCGATGAGGAACCTATGGCTGAAAACAACCCAAGGGGCCTTCCTTTGTCCACTGATGGTGAAGGAATGAAAAGGGGAACAATTGTAGGGGAAGGAGCATTTAGGGAAGTCGCAGCTTATATTCTCGACCATCCAGTTGGTGATCATATCTCTGGCCACACTGTTGGGTTTTCTGGTGTTCCTCCCACAACATTGGTCCGAAGCATACATAGGGGGAAGAGCTTTAAGATTGGGTCACTGCAGATGTTCATGGAGAACAGTGGAAGCACTGAGGATATGGGTCCTCGAGCTTTCCCTGTCAAGGAGGTTCACAAAATAGCAGTTTTGGATATTAGGTTAGCAAATGCTGATCGTCATGCTGGGAATATTCTAGTGcacaaggaggaagaaggtgacAACTACAAGCTGATTCCAATTGATCATGGCTACTGCTTGCCTGAGAAGGTGACTATCTGTCTTACATTACTTGTTCGGTTTGTGCATTGTAGTTATTTTGCGAGTCTAACTTGGCTTATGTTGCCCTATTGCTATGCAGTTTGAAGACTGTACATTTGAGTGGCTCTACTGGCCCCAAGCCCGTGAGCCATTCAGCGGTGAAACTGTTGAATACATCAAATCACTTGATGCTGAGAAGGACATCAAACTTCTCAAGTTTCATGGGTGGGAGCTGTCTCCGAAATGTGCTCGTGTCCTGCGCATCAGCACCATGCTTCTCAAGAAAGGTGCAGCTCGTGGCCTCACACCATTTGACATAGGGCGCATACTGTGTAGGGAAACTGTGAATAGAGACTCTGAGATTGAGGACATCATCCAGGAAGCAGAGGATTCTGTTCTCCCAGGGTCAAGCGAAAATATGTTCTTAGAGACCATATCTGAAATCATAGACCGTCACCTCGACAAGGAGTTTGCTTAGAGTTTCAGAATAACTGATCTAGTTGTTCCAGCTGTATCCAGTTTGTTGTAAGTATGTTGACAAGGCACTGGTCAAGAGACTAATGATTTCATTTGTTTGTATCCTCAAATGATTTCACTTGGTTGTAGTTGCTCAAGTACTTTGCTTATGCACATTTTGTGAATATATGCCTGTTGGGTCAGACCTTATCAGCGTGGTGTGAATCGTGCATTTCTGGCAGACTTTCTTGACATGGATGTTTATCTACTGATTTTCGCTGGCCGCCCACGAAGGGTACCTAAGCCTCGAATAGGTTAAGCATAAACCTGAAATATGTTATTGCTTGGAGTGAACAGTGATCAACATGGTAATTTTCCTCAAGTTCGTAAGCATATATATGCTGAAGGATATTACGGGTTCATCAGTTTTGCAAGCTTATTTGATTTGGTTATGCGTGGTTTGCATTGTTTATTTGTTTTAAATTCAGATTTTGGATGTTCTGTACATGTGTAGCAGTGACCTTGTAGTTCCTTTCGACTTTGACTGGTTGGTACAGCTTACAAAATAAGATATTCATAAGTTGCTGTTGTTTTTTTAAGCATCTATGTCAATTCTTTCATGCTATTGCAGTAACTGTATGATGGAAAACACCAAAAATTATGGTTGCGATGTGCTTATGATCGCTGGACTTCTGGTTGTACTAAGGTTTTGTAGAGTTTGGAAGAATGCATCAGGTAGGTGATGGGTATGTGTCATTGATGGATTACTTTGGGAATACTAATAGAAGATAGGATTGGTTCTGAATTCAGGCCAAGAAAATTGTCTCGTAGTGACAATAGTTGTTACGTCAATACCGATGCTGCGTTTCGAGTTTCTGCCGCAGTGTTGTGCATCGGTAAATTGAGTCCCGCTAACAATTTTAAATAAGCAGAACAATTTTAAAATCGATGCTGTGTTTTTTTCGTTCGAGCATCAGTGGCGGCAGTGTACAAACCGATGCCTGCTGAGGACAGAGAAAATTGGGGCATCGATTTTGAGCAACGCTGTGGCTGCTCTAACAAACTCATCACTTCATATGCAAATAGTTGTTTTGGTAGGGAGTAAGCTTTCCTGTCGGAAATAGAATTGGATTGGAGTGGAGTGGTAACCCTACATGCATGACTAGACAACCCTTTTCCTCATGTTAGACGCCTGTATTCATGTTCCCTCGCCTTCTGGGGCCGGGGTAATCACTACATACATGCCCAAGATCGCACGATTGAATAGCGATTCCAGGAGCCACCTGTAGCAACTTGCATTCTAGCAAGAGTTTTTTCTGTACTTTTCAAGGTTCAAAAAAGCGCTGCGCGCTGAGCGTGCGCTCGAGCCGTGAAAAAGCTTAAGCGTGCTTAAGCGTTATTACGCGCGATTAAGCGTTTTTGCTAATATTGTTAAAAATCTAATTATATAGCTTAAAAAAGGGGATAGGTGTCTTACAGCAGTAATTTCTTGTCTCTTTCTTTGCATGATCTCATCTCGtagtgttagagtatattaggcccATATAGGCCCATGTACACTATCTATTTGGAGTCACCCACCTAGGGTTGGAGGGACACGGTTGCTCTGTTTCTCCCgatagccgccgcctccgccaggccgccgccgacggcccgccgccgcgcaccatgGCTGGCCCgcgcccccctcctcctcttccttcccCCCTTGtgcccgccggcgcgccgcccgccctcgcgctcgcgctcgcgcctggggcggccgcagcgccgccgcggccactgcccgcgccgctgccgccgccgtcgggctgCCCCCtggcgcccctcctccacctcctccagccgccgttgccgccgccgcggatctTGCCGCCTGGGCACCAATTTTTCCCGCCTGGAGCGCCTGCGGCCTCTTTCTTCCCTTCTCTGCTCGCGGGCGGCGCTTTTCCGCACGGTTACGCGCGCGCCTCGCGCGATTCGCGCCTGGGCGCGATTACTCGCTCGATTAAGTGCGCACCACGCTTAATTGAGCGCTTAGCTGCTAAGCGACGCGCTGACCCTCCGCTCAGCGCTTAACCACGCTTAATCGCGCTTTTTCGAACATtggtactttttttttctgcttTGGTGGTGATTGCTGGAAGACATATTGTGTTCAAAGATGCATTGCAAGACAGGTGTTAACTTGATTGAAGCAAGATTGGTGCCGATATTACTGTCGTTTCAGCATCAAGATCTTGTACTACTACTAGCATAGGGATTTGATCTAAATCATCAATGTAATTAATAgattttttaatttaatataaTTCTAAACAATTTAAGGTTGCTTGCTGACTTTCGATGGATTACCTTGATTCACTAATTTAAATCTTGGCACCCTGAATGTTAAAATGACAAACTTTTGCTGAGCACAAGGACCTGTATTGGAAATGCAGTCCAACATATATTATACATTGTTGTGAGCAAAGCTGCTGGGATTGAACTTATAGTTGAATCATGTAAATTTCACAATCTAAAGTAGCAAACTGAAGGTAACGGGGTGCACCATGCTAGAAGGCTAGAAGCTCATGGTGACGGAACTAGAACCAGTTATTCTTCACCAATACTCAAGGATTCACACAACAAATCACATGTTTCATACGATTTGACTGCACCTAAATTCAGCAACATAGAATCGTATAACTATTTTGCTTAACAAATAACCATATGTTTTACATGCTATACTGCAGGTAAGGTTTACAATCTTTTTAGAAACGGTGCAAGTTTACCCAGCAAGAGGTACAAAAACAATATTAAGCCCTACGTATTAGCTTCACTGCTACTGAACCAAGTGCTTACAGTACATGACCACTGAAACATAAATGTAGAACATGGGAGCCATCTAGTCGACCTTGCCGTATCCACAGGATCCATCTTAGCTGTCCAGATCCCCTGTTTCAAGTCACAATAAAGCAAAAACACTGCAAATTGTAAGTACACAATAGCGTGGCACTCATCAAAGAATAAAAAACTAGCTAGTATTGAAACTAACATCTAACCCGACTGCAACCACACAACTAGTGTCTCAATAGAACATCGACAGTGCTTTAGTAGAAAGTACCAATTCcgtttagtacaaaattttattagaaaaaaatacGATGCTCCCGTACAGCTAACTTTGATGCCTAAAGAACTCAAAATAAGCAAATCCAGTACAGGAGCTGAACATTACAACAGATCACTAATTTTTTATCTCCATTTCACTGTGCATCGCAGGAATAAACAGATCAGATTTTAACAGGGTGATTGGTTGCCTTAGGTGAACCACGCTCACAGGATGCAATGCTCGGTTGATTGGTTGCCTGGGTTCGCTAGTGGGCATGGCTCGGCGGATGGAAAAGGAGTCCCAGAGCCTGGCTCCTGAGATGCAGCAAAAATCATCGTTTCCGCGGAGCCAGGCTCCAGCGCTGCGCCGGCAAGACCTTGGAGTACGTGCGTAGGCATGTGAAAAGTAGTTGGTGCTGGCTAGTGGCTACGCAGACAACAAATCAAACTCTCCAACTAACCTGGCTCAATGAATACGCCAACCAAACAAAGGCCCGTTGCATGCTGTAAGCCTAGCCAGCCAGAGCCTGCATCATTGATGCGAGTCAGGCTACGCCCGTTCTGAAACCAATCACGCCCTAAAAAATCCTATTGGATCAAACTGCTACAAGGGAAACAAAGTTTTTGGCTGGCACAAGGCAACATTATAATGTTCAATGACATGCGAGAAATTTATTCCTACTTGAATGCCTATGACAACAGCACAGTGAATCAAAATTGATAAGAGTATCATTAATTGCAGGTGAAACTACCCCAAGCATCTCATCCCACTGTAAAAATGTCAAAATTCATTCAATCTAAACACTGCAGAATCAGTAAATGGAGCATTATCACTACCTGTGAATTCGATCTTCATGTTGCTAAACTTCCTATGTCATGTTTGGAACATGCATAATTTATTTGAAGTCCATTGCTTGTGCATAAATGGTGCAAAAACCATACATTGACAATACCTGAGAAATAATCTGATTATGTTAGCTGAATTCTAGAGTGTTAGTCAATGCATGGTGGAACAGTAGGACGGAGTGGGATCGGGCAAATTCATGACATTGTTTGTTCTTCCTACGAGGTTGAATTTGGAGTTTTGCAAACAAAATATGAATTTGGAGCTTTTGAGTAAAAATATTGACTTTGGAGTGACTCTAGTTTCGTCACAAATTAGAACACCAGGCGTGGCAAAGTAATCGAGTGGGCTAGCATACTACTTGGAATGGGCTTATGTTCTTACATATTTTAGTTTGGTGCTTTAGATGGGCTTTGTTGCTGTACTGTTCTGCAGGTGGAGTGCATTAGGTCTGAtagtttttcttaaaaaaatctGATAGTCCTAAGTGTTGGTGTAGGACACCCTTCGGAGCAAAGGAGTGTCACAACAGCACAGTTCCTCGGGGACGAAGCCCCGAGAAAACAATCACAACCAGAGAGACAACACGAAAATCAAAGCAAGGGCGTAATTGCTCTGTATTCAATCATTTCAATCATCATCACACAGTTacaggggggtatttatagcccaacGGTTCACCTACTCCCTGGCCAAAATCCCTTAACTACCCGCTAACTGCCAGCATCTGGGAATATTCCCAGGGTAATCTCGTAATGTTACAGCGATCGACACAATGTAGTGGAATTACAGCTAGACTGACAAGTAGGCCTCAGCGCATCTTCGGGACACTTCGCCATGAGTATCTTCGACCAGGGCTTCGGGTTCGGTCTTCATCACTCAACTTCTTCACCGCATCCTCACTTGGTCAACCTTCGCACTTCAGCCTTTGCCGTCTCCCCTTCGCCACTGCGCTGGACAGGAACCATTTGTTGCCCCCAGATCCGAAGCCCTCACTCTTGGGTCTTCGTCGAAGGGTCTTCGCTTCGAGGCCTTCGCTTATCAGGGCGCGCTCGGTCATCTTGTCTTGTCTTCGGGTCCTCTTGCTTTCGCACCGCTGCTCGAAGGTGgctccccaacagtagcccctcgaggctGCGGGTGCTCCTCGGAGCATCTGGAGGCTCGATTTCTCGGTGCGTGAAACGCTGCCTcaagcgccacccttcgggcgagcgagcgcgcgaggGCGACCTGAACACCTGTAATGTCACAAAGTTGGAGAAAAAATGCAGGCTTCGCTGCTTGTGAGGTTAATCTTTTCGTGTTTTTCCAGCGAAAAGAATAAATAGTGAAAATATGAAATTTAAGAAAATAAATTGTTTAAGAATTATGTTAAAAGACACTATTACCCCTATGTCGATTCGGCTTCCTTCAATTTGGACAAGGTCTAAAAAGACCTTTTGCCTCGCAGGCGTGCGCTCCCAGGCGCTGAGTGGCGGGCGCCTGGCACTATATAAGCCAGCCCCCCGGGGAGGGCGAGACCTCACGTTGTCTGTGCCAGAGCCCCCCAGCCCTCAGTTTCGCTTTGCTTGAGATCTCATTTTGCTACTTCGCCTGACGTTCGTTGCTTGGTCCGCCGGCATCTTCGTTTTGGGTGAAGACGGACTCTTCGCAGGACATGGCGCCGTGCGAACGGGTTCGATTTCCTCCTACTTGCATCCTTGGGAAGAGTTACATGACGCAAGTCATGATCGAAGACATGGAGAGGCGAGGTCTTCTTGAAGTTGGCTTCACACGGGCTCCTCCGGCCGGGGTGACCGAAGCAAAGCCCGAACATGACGAGGTCGTGGTCTTCCACGATTTTTTCGTCGCCGGCCTTCGGTTCCCGCTGGATCCGGTGGTGATAGAGATTTTCAAGCTCTTCGACGTCTACACCCACCAGATGACACCGACCTCCTTCGTTCGGCTCAATCTTTACATGTGGTTGACGAAGACCTGCAAGATGAAGCCTTCTGCTGCTGGCTTCGCTCGCCTCTTCAGATGTCACTTTCAGCCAAAGACGGTGTTCGTGAAGAAGGGCGAAGTGACTTCGGAAGCGGAGCCTCAATTCGGTGTGTACACCTTCGCTTTTCACAATACTGTTCCAAGCCCAGTCGTTGCTTATCGCAACAGGTGGGGGGACTGGACGGGAATGTGGTTCTACCACAAGGTCCCCCTTACCGAAGCGACGCAAAGCCACCCTCTGGTGGTGAAGGAGATCGGTCTGCTCCGGGAGCTTCCGTCTGTGGAGGTGGACGAAGGGACGGAGGAGGCGAAGAATCATGTTGCAATGCTTCGCGAAGTGTCCAAGGTGTTTGGTACTCTGAGACATTGTCGAAGAGTACATTGCATGCAAGTGTTTCCCGGTCCGCGAAGGGTGATCAATATCTTCGCGGGCGGGGAGGGAGAAACGTGTGGGTGGCCTCCCAATGCCCAACTTCTCCACTTCTTTCGGGATCACGAAGGATGGTAAATCACTAGCCCTTCCTTTTCCAtcgttattattattattattttcctGAACACCTGCTTCGCAGATGTAGACCCCGCCGCTGTCGAGGTGCTCGCGGACGAAGCCATTGGGGCCGAGGCTGCGAAGGAGCGCACTTTACTCAAGACcaagttggggggggggggcactcgGAACAACCGTGTGTTCGCCTTCTTTGGTATTGAAGCCCCTCGTCGTGCTGCCGAAGCTCGGCTGAAGGAAGAAGACAACGAAGGGCGATCCCTTGGTAGCGGTCGGGGGCAAGCGGAAGAATCCCTCCAAGGGCAGCGGCAACACCGGGGCCTTGGAGAAGAAAAAACGCAGGGGCGAAGGTGGAGGGGCGCTTCCCAAGAAGCGTTCCCGTCTTATTGGCACTATCCTCACCCAATCCCCTCTTCGCAGCACGGGGGATTCTGAAGAGAAGGTGGAGTCGAGCGGAGACAGTGCGACAGCAGCGCGAAGCCCCGCTGCTCCGGTTAATGTGGCTCCGGAGCGTGCAAGACCTGCCTTCTCGTTGCAATTCAGCGAGCTGGAGCCGGTGAGCGATGAAGAAGTTGCTCCAAAACCCCGCAATGCTGCCGGCTCGGTTGCAGAAGTCGAGAAATGTACCGAGAGGACGGCTTCGTCTTCTacgtaggaggaggaggaggaggaggaggaggaggttaaTGTTGTAGATTCGGGTGCGGCTGCGAAGGGAAAACAGATCGCTGTCGAGGGTACCACAGATGACTCGAGCTCCTCGGAAAGCAGCGGCTATTTGATGAGTCAGTCTAAACCTGAGATTGCGGAGGCTCTTGGGATGAAGAATGCGAGGATCATTGGTG
Proteins encoded:
- the LOC120669938 gene encoding phosphatidylinositol 4-kinase gamma 4-like — translated: MSSAGVIALGPIPEDPAFLPICFNTSRSPHCLSGSQLQDSILIFLAVPGMPPMPMSVLGSESIASVKLRIQRFKGFVVTKQRLVLDGHELARNNCPVKDYGLSEGNVLHLVIRLSDLRVINIETASGKKFQFQVDQSRNVKYLKTKLADEGDEDIGNPEDHKLEYDGEELEDHQLIADISKRDDAVIHLFIRKPAKVRTQQVDRDTLVTVVNPQEKGNLQNEAHAVKSAKSAGFRPAPVESVVNRKAKLSPEVMRMISSTIAGLEKGHLPVMSAEGSGGVYFMRDATGQKNVAVFKPIDEEPMAENNPRGLPLSTDGEGMKRGTIVGEGAFREVAAYILDHPVGDHISGHTVGFSGVPPTTLVRSIHRGKSFKIGSLQMFMENSGSTEDMGPRAFPVKEVHKIAVLDIRLANADRHAGNILVHKEEEGDNYKLIPIDHGYCLPEKFEDCTFEWLYWPQAREPFSGETVEYIKSLDAEKDIKLLKFHGWELSPKCARVLRISTMLLKKGAARGLTPFDIGRILCRETVNRDSEIEDIIQEAEDSVLPGSSENMFLETISEIIDRHLDKEFA